CCGTCGACGATCCACGCGCCATGGTCGCCGCGCCCTCCGGCCCGGTCGAGTGGTCCCGCCCCGAGGTCACCGCCGACGACCACCGCCTGGTCCGCCTGCTCGACCGCTCGCTCGACGACCTGGCCTCGCTGCGGCTGGCCGATGGCGGCGACACGTACCTGGGCGCGGGCGTGCCCTGGTTTCTCACGCTCTTCGGGCGGGACAGCATCTGGGCCGCGCGCATGCTGCTCCCGCTCGGCACCGAGCTGGCCGCCGGAACGCTACGGGTGCTCGCCCGGCGGCAGGGCGCCCGCGAGGACGACCGCTCCGGCGAGGCACCCGGCAAGATCATGCACGAGCTGCGCCGCCACGACACCCGCCACCAGGGCGAGCAGATCGAGCTTCCCGCGGCGTACTACGGGACTGTCGACGCCACCCCGCTCTGGGTCAGCCTGCTGCACGACGCCTGGCGGTGGGGCATGCCGGCCGAAGAGGTGGCCGCGCTGATCCCGCACGTCGAGGTGGCACTGGGTTGGCTGGGCACACACACCGACTTCGTGCGCTACGTGGACCGCAGCGGCCGCGGCCTGGCCAACCAGGGCTGGAAGGACTCCGGCGACGCGGTGCGCTTCCGCGACGGCCGCCACGCCGAGCCGCCGATCGCGCTGGCCGAGGTGCAGGGCTACACCTACCAGGCGGCCCTGCACGGCGCCGCGCTGCTGGACGCCTTCGACCGCCCCGGCGCCGACCGCTGGCGTGAGCACGCGGGGGCACTGGCCGAGCGCTTCCGCGCGCGGTACTGGGTGGACGGTCCACAGGGGACGTACCCGGCGCTGGCGCTGGACCGCGACGGCCGCCCGGTGGACGCGCTGACCAGCAACATCGGGCACCTGCTCGGCACCGGCCTGCTCACCGCCAAAGAGTCCACGGCGGTGGCCGAGGCACTCGCCTCCCCCGCCCTCTCCGGCGGCTTCGGGTTGCGCACGATGTCCACACAGGACGCCGGATACAGCCCGCTGTCGTACCACTGCGGCTCGATCTGGGCACACGACACCGCGATCGTGCTGGCCGGCCTGGCCCGCGAGGGCTTCGGGCCGGCGGCGGCGCGGCTCGCCGACGGCCTCCTGACGGCCGGCGAGGCGTTCGGCTACCGTCTCCCCGAGCTCTACGGCGGCGACGACCGTACCGACTTCGCCCGCCCGATGCCCTACCCCGCCGCCTGCCGCCCGCAAGCCTGGTCCGCGGCGGCCGCTGTCGTCGTGCTGCACGCCGCGCTCGGCATCTACCCCGACATCCCCGCCGGCCGCGTCACCCTCCGCCCGTCCCTCCCGCTGGGCGCCGTGCACGCCCGCGGCCTGCAAATCGCCAGCCACAGGGTGGAAGCCTCCGTCGACGCCGCCGGCCACGCCCGCCTGACCGGCCTCCCAACCAACCTGACAATCCATTAGCGGGCTACCGCGACGTCCGCGGTGTTCCGGTCGCTCAGCTTGTTTTGATCAAGGCTGTGGTCTGCTCTTTCTCGACAGGTGGCGAGCAAGGGCCGGGTTCGTGGCGCTGCTGCGGCGCAGCCACCGAACGAAGCTCGGCCGGTGATCCCGGCCGTTGTGGAGCGCCCGGGTGCGGCCAAGACCGTGATCAACCCGACGTCAGAGGCGGCCGCAGGCCCCGGGGTAAGGCTCGGGGGCCGCGGAGGGTGAGGCCGCGGGAGCAACGGTCTGGACCACGACGGGCATCGCGGTAGCTCGGATCTGTTTTGGGTTGCCCTCACAAGAGCGCCGACGGCCCTGGGTGCGTGCTCAGGAGGCGGAGGCGACCTTCCACAGATGGCCGTCGGGGTCGGCCAGCGACGACGAGCCCTCGCGAGGGTGAGCAGCGCAAACCGGGGATGTCCTGCGTTACCGTCCCGCCCGGGCCGTCGGCGTAGAAGGTCTTCGCCCGCCGCGCATGATCGTGGTTACCGCGAACGACATCAGCTGTCCAGAAGCGGGGCCAGCCCGACCGTCAGGCCGGGGTGCTCGCGCACGTAGCGGACGGCCAGCAGCACGCCGGGCATGAAGGACGCCCGGTCGTACGAGTCGTGGCGGATCGTCAGCGTCTCGCCCGTCGTGCCGAACAGCACCTCCTGGTGGGCGACCAGGCCGGCCGCGCGCACCGAGTGGACGCGGACACCGTCGAGGTCGGCACCGCGCGCGCCGGCCACCTCGTCCTTGGTGGCGTCGGGCATGGCGGCCAGGCCGGCGGCGGCCCGCGCCTCGGCCACCAGGCGGGCGGTGTGGCTGGCGGTACCGCTCGGCGCGTCCACCTTGCCCGGGTGGTGCTGCTCGATGATCTCGACGGACTGGAAGTAGCGGGCGGCGCGGGCGGCGAACTCCATCATCAGCACCGCGCCGACGCCGAAGTTGGGC
The window above is part of the Phytohabitans houttuyneae genome. Proteins encoded here:
- a CDS encoding amylo-alpha-1,6-glucosidase: MPDRKLQPLLHDLVTTTVAPTTVLSGGGGQVSGTGVEGVFHADTRVLAEARLLVDGREPDAIGHTAAGPGATRFVSLVRWLGTRIADPTVRIDRTRRVRPGGVAEEIVVSSTADVPVHATVTLDLACDLAPMDVVKSGGTAARLAPVEPLVWRADGVTVRVTGDGAVDAERLTWSVDLPTRGSVTLRWQMAVDDPRAMVAAPSGPVEWSRPEVTADDHRLVRLLDRSLDDLASLRLADGGDTYLGAGVPWFLTLFGRDSIWAARMLLPLGTELAAGTLRVLARRQGAREDDRSGEAPGKIMHELRRHDTRHQGEQIELPAAYYGTVDATPLWVSLLHDAWRWGMPAEEVAALIPHVEVALGWLGTHTDFVRYVDRSGRGLANQGWKDSGDAVRFRDGRHAEPPIALAEVQGYTYQAALHGAALLDAFDRPGADRWREHAGALAERFRARYWVDGPQGTYPALALDRDGRPVDALTSNIGHLLGTGLLTAKESTAVAEALASPALSGGFGLRTMSTQDAGYSPLSYHCGSIWAHDTAIVLAGLAREGFGPAAARLADGLLTAGEAFGYRLPELYGGDDRTDFARPMPYPAACRPQAWSAAAAVVVLHAALGIYPDIPAGRVTLRPSLPLGAVHARGLQIASHRVEASVDAAGHARLTGLPTNLTIH
- the dapB gene encoding 4-hydroxy-tetrahydrodipicolinate reductase, whose translation is MSEKPEPIRVGVLGARGRMGVEVCKAVDGADDLELVAMIDQGDWLFNASDAGAEVVVDFTNPDVVMDHLHWCIDQGINCVVGTSGFTEQRLERVRAWLQHKPEVGVVIAPNFGVGAVLMMEFAARAARYFQSVEIIEQHHPGKVDAPSGTASHTARLVAEARAAAGLAAMPDATKDEVAGARGADLDGVRVHSVRAAGLVAHQEVLFGTTGETLTIRHDSYDRASFMPGVLLAVRYVREHPGLTVGLAPLLDS